One region of Drosophila subobscura isolate 14011-0131.10 chromosome J, UCBerk_Dsub_1.0, whole genome shotgun sequence genomic DNA includes:
- the LOC117895476 gene encoding cuticle protein 7 yields the protein MTTCPVRMAFGYLLLCLWLLLQIAHTQRVMAAYIETYNDYGHNHDEQRLHYSHQYHISDLQSQVHILHREQRRGDHVLGTYSHLEPGGYIRSVHYEVCGPHRGFKAVIQQRTAHSRVHQSLELRRKQPPRALALAQPVAFVV from the exons ATGACCACGTGTCCGGTCAGGATGGCATTTGGCTACCTCTtactctgcctctggctgctcctacagattgcgcatacgcagcgcGTGATGGCCGCATATATTGAAACTTATAATGATTATGGGCACAACCACGATGAGCAAAGG CTCCACTACTCGCATCAATATCACATTTCCGATCTGCAGAGCCAAGTGCACATTCTGCACCGAGAACAGCGGAGGGGAGATCATGTCCTGGGCACATACAGCCACCTGGAGCCTGGCGGATACATACGCAGCGTTCACTATGAAGTGTGCGGACCCCATCGTGGCTTCAAGGCTGTCATTCAGCAGCGAACGGCGCACAGTCGAGTGCATCAGTCCCTGGAGCTGCGGCGCAAGCAACCGCCTcgggccctggccctggcgcAGCCTGTGGCATTTGTGGTTTAA